One Equus asinus isolate D_3611 breed Donkey chromosome 26, EquAss-T2T_v2, whole genome shotgun sequence genomic window carries:
- the LOC106847973 gene encoding CD177 antigen-like, with amino-acid sequence MSPALPLALLGIAIMLPRVQALICQLGTGEAVMNVSDMPLHWTVTNQQACEDGWGCQDTLLLTENGPHVNLVVSKGCTPEPDQEARVTQHRAGPGLSIVSYTHVCRNEDLCNNVPNTLPLWDSLPPTVPGSVRCPVCLSTEGCASATELTCPAGDTHCYNGILLIRGGGIATNLRVQGCTSQAGCNLLNNTQKIGALTVRESCNPEDSASSNQAVLTCQRGVMVKLQRNSAQTPVEWTASGSQTCEAGEMCQETLLLVDVGHRSLIVGSKGCTQIRTHESPTVTVHSGPPGMLVASYARFCSSSGCNRADSSSVLLDAIPRPAPPVPGDLQCPACVQLFGSCSQNSDIVTCPKGTIRCYRGSINLRGGGLSSSLDLQGCMAQPSRYLLNHVRNIGVFSVMENSGYENENENEDEDGPFLQAGADPTSYMALVVVLGLSLALSSGVPSLLTPFPLDSLPLLTP; translated from the exons ATGAGCCCTGCCCTGCCGCTGGCCCTCCTGGGCATCGCCATCATGCTGCCGC GAGTGCAGGCCCTGATCTGTCAGTTAGGGACAGGTGAGGCTGTGATGAATGTATCGGACATGCCCCTCCACTGGACGGTGACGAATCAGCAAGCCTGTGAGGATGGCTGGGGTTGCCAAGACACACTGCTGCTCACTGAGAATG GACCCCATGTGAACCTGGTGGTCAGCAAGGGCTGCACCCCGGAGCCAGATCAGGAGGCCCGTGTcacccagcacagggcaggcCCCGGCCTCTCCATCGTCTCCTACACCCACGTGTGCCGCAACGAGGACTTATGCAACAATGTCCCCAACACCCTCCCACTCTGGGACTCATTGCCCCCAACAG TCCCAGGGTCCGTGAGGTGCCCAGTCTGCTTGTCCACAGAAGGCTGTGCATCTGCAACAGAGCTGACCTGCCCTGCTGGGGACACACATTGCTACAACGGGATCCTCCTGATCAGGGGAG GGGGCATCGCCACCAATCTGAGAGTGCAGGGGTGCACGTCTCAAGCAGGCTGCAACCTGCTTAATAACACTCAAAAAATTGGGGCCCTGACTGTGCGTGAGTCCTGCAACCCTGAAG ACTCTGCTTCATCCAACCAAGCTGTCCTGACCTGTCAACGGGGAGTTATGGTGAAGTTGCAGCGAAACTCGGCTCAGACACCCGTCGAATGGACCGCGAGTGGGTCCCAGACGTGTGAGGCTGGAGAGATGTGTCAGGAGACGCTTCTGCTGGTAGACGTAG GACACAGATCACTCATAGTGGGGAGCAAGGGCTGCACCCAGATCAGGACACATGAATCCCCGACTGTCACCGTCCACTCGGGGCCCCCCGGAATGCTCGTCGCCTCCTACGCCCGGTTCTGCTCCTCCAGCGGGTGCAACAGGGCCGACAGCAGCAGTGTCCTGTTGGACGCCATCCCCCGTCCAG cTCCCCCTGTCCCTGGAGACCTGCAGTGTCCTGCCTGTGTTCAGTTGTTTGGATCCTGCTCACAGAACTCTGATATTGTTACCTGCCCCAAGGGCACCATTCGTTGTTACCGTGGTTCTATAAATCTCAGGGGAG GTGGGCTGTCCTCCTCATTGGACCTGCAGGGCTGCATGGCCCAACCTTCCAGATATCTGTTGAACCATGTCCGCAATATTGGGGTCTTCTCCGTGATGGAGAACTCTGGGTAtgagaatgagaatgagaatgAGGATGAGGATGGCCCTTTTCTCCAAGCTGGAGCTGACCCTACCTCCTACATGGCTTTGGTGGTGGTGCTGGGGCTATCCTTAGCCCTTTCGAGTGGGGTGCCCTCCCTGCTGACCCCATTTCCCCTTGATTCTTTGCCCCTCCTAACCCCCTAA
- the LOC139042171 gene encoding CD177 antigen-like, whose amino-acid sequence MARMQPNSARTPVEWIAGGYRKCDAGENCQETLLLVDVGHRSLIVGSKGCSKIRTHESPTVTVHSGPPGMLVTSYARFCSSSGCNRVDSSGVLLDAILHPVPPVPGDLQCPACVELFGSCSENSETVTCPKGSIRCYHGSIDLRGGGLFSSLDLQGCTANLSRYLLHHAPNIGVFTVMENSSNGNWPLSQAGAAPTSYVVLVVVLEQSLALWYGVLSLMTPFPLDSLPLLTP is encoded by the exons ATGGCGAGGATGCAGCCAAACTCGGCTCGGACGCCCGTCGAATGGATCGCAGGTGGATACAGGAAGTGCGATGCTGGAGAGAACTGTCAGGAGACGCTTCTGCTGGTAGACGTAG GACACAGATCACTCATAGTGGGGAGCAAGGGCTGCAGCAAGATCAGGACACATGAATCCCCGACTGTCACCGTCCACTCGGGGCCCCCCGGAATGCTCGTCACCTCCTATGCCCGGTTCTGCTCCTCCAGCGGGTGCAACAGGGTCGACAGCAGCGGTGTCCTGTTGGATGCCATCCTCCATCCAG TGCCCCCTGTCCCTGGAGACCTGCAGTGTCCTGCCTGTGTTGAGTTGTTTGGATCCTGCTCAGAGAACTCTGAAACTGTTACCTGCCCTAAGGGCTCCATTCGTTGTTACCATGGTTCCATTGATCTCAGGGGAG GTGGGCTGTTCTCTTCACTGGACCTTCAGGGCTGCACGGCCAACCTTTCCAGATATTTGTTGCACCACGCACCCAATATTGGGGTCTTTACCGTGATGGAGAACTCTAGCAATGGGAATTGGCCTCTCTCCCAAGCTGGAGCTGCCCCTACCTCCTACGTGGTTTTGGTCGTGGTGCTGGAGCAATCCTTAGCCCTTTGGTATGGCGTGCTCTCCCTGATGACCCCATTTCCCCTTGATTCTTTGCCCCTCCTAACCCCCTAA